A window from Cryptomeria japonica chromosome 1, Sugi_1.0, whole genome shotgun sequence encodes these proteins:
- the LOC131072492 gene encoding mitogen-activated protein kinase kinase kinase 20 translates to MFHALPFQIDSNIWLLYKQQAHSEHSTFTIHFFIFQLHKMGGISERDLWVRGAIIGSGAFGTVSLGISKTNGELFAVKSMAASSVSCLENEYNVLSCLDSPYVVRCLGKEQGFQNGVEVCNLMMEYMPGGSIADLLSNIGGKMEESVIRDHTRGILLGLDYLHRQGIVHCDIKGKNVLLGACGAVKLGDFGSARRAEERGFLKDLRGTPLWMAPEVMNRLEQGPPSDIWSLGCTVVEMATGRLPWSEVSNPLAAMFRIACTDEVPDLPACVSTQCRDFLEKCLRRDPKQRWTAAQLLNHPFLHETDCCSEVKRAPLSPTSILDFQRPDWDSCSSSLSQTVPILSLDIPRPSAQVPVIRPSPRDRIAALAAGCQRPNWSTSSFNGDWIVVRSKSPSSNVLESIPVESSSRLQESDREQEKPESTNRSLVAEASTEQGMQECNLVKAAPLIDQVQELCEKSLEHTVVHHCHEGVHHRAQILSVCNTAREKNYFSCNRLYDEPRCRKTVIEGQLYTAYCTFISQLIPNYLIRPRW, encoded by the coding sequence ATGTTCCATGCCTTGCCCTTTCAAATTGACAGCAACATTTGGCTCTTATATAAACAACAAGCCCACTCAGAACATTCAACATTCACCATTcactttttcatttttcaattgcACAAAATGGGAGGAATAAGCGAGAGGGATCTCTGGGTAAGGGGCGCCATTATTGGGTCCGGAGCATTTGGGACAGTTAGCCTTGGCATAAGCAAGACTAATGGCGAGCTCTTTGCAGTGAAATCCATGGCGGCAAGTTCTGTTTCTTGTTTAGAGAATGAGTATAATGTTCTCAGTTGTTTGGATTCTCCATACGTTGTGCGATGCCTGGGGAAGGAGCAGGGCTTTCAGAACGGAGTGGAGGTTTGTAATCTGATGATGGAGTACATGCCAGGCGGGAGTATAGCGGATCTTCTGAGTAATATTGGTGGAAAAATGGAGGAATCGGTGATCAGAGACCACACTCGTGGGATTCTCCTTGGATTGGATTATCTCCACAGGCAGGGGATTGTGCACTGTGATATTAAGGGCAAAAATGTGCTTTTGGGGGCGTGTGGTGCGGTAAAGCTTGGGGATTTTGGATCTGCCAGGAGGGCAGAGGAAaggggatttttgaaagatttgagAGGGACGCCATTGTGGATGGCTCCAGAGGTAATGAACCGGTTGGAACAGGGGCCGCCCTCGGATATTTGGTCTCTGGGTTGCACAGTTGTGGAAATGGCGACTGGAAGGTTGCCTTGGAGTGAGGTTTCGAATCCCCTGGCCGCCATGTTTCGCATCGCCTGTACAGACGAAGTTCCAGACTTGCCCGCCTGTGTTTCTACTCAATGCCGGGATTTTCTTGAGAAATGCTTGCGGAGAGATCCGAAGCAGAGGTGGACTGCTGCACAGCTGTTGAATCATCCTTTCCTCCATGAGACCGACTGCTGCTCTGAGGTTAAAAGGGCTCCCCTGTCTCCCACCAGCATTCTGGATTTTCAGAGGCCTGATTGGGATTCTTGCTCTTCTAGCCTGTCTCAGACTGTTCCAATTCTGTCCTTGGACATTCCGAGACCTTCTGCACAGGTGCCGGTTATAAGGCCCTCTCCAAGGGACAGAATTGCAGCCTTGGCTGCAGGTTGTCAGAGGCCTAATTGGTCTACAAGCTCTTTCAATGGCGACTGGATTGTAGTGAGATCCAAGTCTCCATCATCAAATGTTCTTGAATCAATTCCAGTAGAATCAAGTTCCAGATTGCAAGAGAGCGATCGAGAACAGGAAAAACCAGAATCCACCAATAGAAGCTTAGTTGCAGAGGCATCTACAGAACAGGGGATGCAGGAGTGTAATCTAGTTAAAGCAGCCCCTTTGATCGATCAGGTTCAAGAATTGTGTGAAAAATCTCTGGAGCACACCGTTGTCCACCATTGCCACGAGGGTGTCCATCACAGAGCACAAATTCTGTCGGTGTGTAATACCGCTCGGGAAAAAAATTACTTTTCTTGTAATCGTTTGTATGATGAACCACGTTGCCGCAAAACAGTCATCGAGGGGCAACTGTACACAGCATATTGTACTTTTATTTCACAATTAATTCCAAATTATTTAATTCGGCCACGTTGGTGA